A portion of the Achromobacter sp. MFA1 R4 genome contains these proteins:
- the pap gene encoding polyphosphate:AMP phosphotransferase: MFAEAEADPTLSKDEFNALEERLRVALVNAQYERLKQADKTLLVVVAGIDGAGKGATVNLLNEWMDPRHIRTLAYGPREGDELERPPLWRYWRDLPPKGSTGIVFGSWYAPLLIEAARKKPNADAIEAHAAAIMRFETMLASEGVQIVKLWFHLSAKAQKARAQRLLASPETAWQVSPVDLKVNKKFDRIRAGAHVVLNHTDCGHAPWVVIPSADENLRTVRTAEAVLLAMRRRGVPRLPPAFVAHSSSTRIVDRLGKLDYDAKEDKDDYESELGLLQGRLACAARSDKFRNRSLILVFEGQDAAGKGGAIRRVTHALDARQFDITPISAPTTEEMARPYLWRFWRRLPSHGRIAIFDRSWYGRVLVERVEKLIPPAKWRRAYAEINDFEEQLAASGALVLKFWLAITPQVQLERFREREKSPFKNFKITPDDWRNRDKWREYASAANEMMMRTDVAHAPWHLVSANDKRYARLQVLRHIVEAMENQL, encoded by the coding sequence ATGTTCGCCGAAGCCGAAGCCGACCCGACCCTATCAAAAGATGAATTCAACGCGCTCGAAGAACGGCTGCGGGTCGCGCTGGTCAACGCGCAATACGAACGGCTCAAGCAGGCCGACAAGACCCTGCTGGTCGTGGTGGCGGGGATCGACGGCGCGGGCAAGGGCGCCACGGTCAATCTGCTCAATGAATGGATGGACCCGCGCCACATCCGCACGCTGGCCTACGGCCCGCGCGAAGGCGACGAACTGGAGCGCCCACCGCTCTGGCGCTACTGGCGCGACCTGCCGCCCAAGGGCAGCACCGGCATCGTGTTCGGCTCCTGGTATGCGCCGCTGCTGATCGAAGCCGCGCGCAAAAAGCCCAATGCGGACGCCATCGAGGCGCACGCGGCCGCCATCATGCGCTTCGAGACCATGCTGGCCTCGGAGGGCGTGCAGATCGTCAAGCTGTGGTTTCATCTGTCGGCCAAGGCCCAGAAGGCGCGCGCGCAGCGCCTCTTGGCCAGTCCGGAGACCGCCTGGCAGGTCAGTCCGGTGGATCTCAAGGTCAACAAGAAATTCGACCGCATCCGGGCCGGCGCCCACGTGGTGCTCAATCACACCGACTGCGGCCATGCGCCCTGGGTGGTGATCCCCAGCGCGGACGAAAACCTGCGAACCGTGCGCACGGCCGAGGCGGTACTGCTTGCCATGCGCCGCCGGGGCGTGCCGCGCCTGCCGCCGGCCTTCGTGGCGCATTCCAGTTCCACCCGCATCGTCGACCGACTGGGCAAACTGGACTACGACGCCAAGGAAGACAAGGACGACTACGAGTCCGAACTCGGCCTGCTGCAGGGCCGGCTGGCCTGCGCCGCCCGGTCCGACAAGTTCCGCAATCGCTCGCTGATCCTGGTGTTCGAAGGCCAGGACGCCGCCGGCAAGGGCGGCGCGATCCGCCGCGTCACGCATGCGCTGGACGCCCGGCAGTTCGACATCACGCCGATCTCCGCGCCCACCACCGAGGAAATGGCCCGGCCCTATCTGTGGCGCTTCTGGCGCCGCCTACCCAGCCATGGCCGCATCGCCATCTTCGACCGCTCCTGGTATGGCCGCGTGCTGGTCGAGCGCGTCGAGAAGCTGATCCCGCCCGCCAAATGGCGCCGGGCGTACGCCGAGATCAATGACTTCGAAGAACAGCTTGCCGCCAGCGGCGCGCTGGTGCTGAAGTTCTGGTTGGCGATCACGCCCCAGGTGCAGCTCGAACGCTTCCGCGAGCGCGAGAAGTCGCCCTTCAAGAATTTCAAGATCACGCCTGACGACTGGCGCAACCGCGACAAATGGCGCGAATATGCGTCCGCCGCCAACGAGATGATGATGCGCACCGATGTGGCGCACGCGCCCTGGCATCTGGTGTCGGCCAACGACAAGCGGTACGCTCGCCTGCAAGTGCTGCGGCATATCGTCGAAGCCATGGAAAACCAACTCTGA
- a CDS encoding MBL fold metallo-hydrolase gives MNPQIQAFFDSVTGTVTYVVHEPGPGGACAIIDSVLDYDPKSGRSSTANADRVADYVREHGLRTVWLLETHAHADHLSAAPYLQRQLGGVIAIGQSIRTVQGVFKKILNLEPEFQLDGSQFGHLFADGETFQIGTLTATAIHVPGHTPADMAYLIGDAAFVGDTLFMPDVGTARCDFPGGDAHLLYRSIRRLLSLPDATRLFMCHDYPPESREVAWETTVAEQRRANIHVRDGVSEDEFVAMRTRRDATLGMPTLILPAIQVNIRAGHFPPAEDNGVRYLKIPVNAL, from the coding sequence ATGAACCCGCAGATCCAGGCATTTTTCGACTCCGTCACCGGCACCGTCACCTACGTCGTCCACGAACCCGGGCCCGGCGGCGCCTGCGCCATCATCGATTCGGTGCTCGACTACGATCCCAAGTCGGGCCGCAGCAGCACGGCCAATGCCGACCGCGTGGCCGACTACGTGCGCGAGCACGGGCTGCGGACCGTCTGGCTGCTGGAAACCCACGCCCACGCGGACCATCTATCCGCCGCCCCCTACCTGCAGCGGCAGCTGGGCGGCGTCATCGCCATCGGCCAGAGCATCCGGACCGTGCAGGGCGTCTTCAAGAAGATCCTGAACCTGGAACCCGAATTCCAGCTCGACGGATCGCAGTTCGGCCACCTGTTCGCCGACGGCGAGACATTCCAGATCGGCACGTTGACCGCCACCGCCATCCACGTGCCCGGACACACCCCGGCCGACATGGCCTACCTGATCGGCGACGCGGCGTTTGTCGGCGACACGCTCTTCATGCCGGACGTGGGCACGGCGCGCTGCGACTTTCCCGGCGGCGATGCGCACCTGCTGTACCGGTCGATCCGGCGCCTGTTGAGCCTGCCGGACGCCACGCGGCTGTTCATGTGCCACGACTATCCGCCGGAAAGCCGCGAGGTCGCCTGGGAAACCACCGTGGCCGAGCAGCGCCGCGCCAACATCCACGTGCGCGACGGCGTGAGCGAGGACGAGTTCGTCGCCATGCGCACCCGGCGCGACGCCACGCTGGGCATGCCCACGCTGATCCTGCCCGCGATCCAGGTCAACATCCGCGCGGGACATTTCCCGCCCGCCGAAGACAACGGCGTGAGATATCTCAAGATTCCCGTCAACGCGCTTTGA
- a CDS encoding helix-turn-helix transcriptional regulator, giving the protein MNAPLTDCELAALRESATQACALLKALANEDRLLLLCQLVQSERNVGELESLTGIRQPTLSQQLGVLRDEGLVATRREGKYIYYQMASFEVSQVMKTLSSLYCGRAMESLK; this is encoded by the coding sequence ATGAATGCCCCCCTTACCGACTGCGAACTCGCCGCCCTGCGCGAATCCGCCACCCAGGCTTGCGCCTTGCTCAAGGCCCTGGCCAATGAAGACCGCCTGCTGCTGCTGTGCCAATTGGTCCAGAGCGAACGCAATGTGGGCGAGCTCGAATCGTTGACCGGCATCCGCCAGCCGACCCTCTCGCAACAGCTGGGCGTGCTGCGCGACGAAGGGCTGGTCGCGACGCGTCGCGAGGGCAAGTACATCTACTACCAGATGGCCAGCTTCGAGGTCAGCCAGGTCATGAAGACGCTCTCCAGTTTGTACTGCGGGCGCGCCATGGAGTCACTCAAATGA
- a CDS encoding YeeE/YedE family protein codes for MNVDWSAFTPGAGTAGGLLIGAGAVLLMLGAGRIAGISGILGGLLTPERGGSWRLAFLLGLCAAPWLFRAFSELPAITVDASTPRLIVAGLLVGLGTRYGSGCTSGHGVCGLSRGSRRSIAATAIFMAAGFATVYVLRHVVGA; via the coding sequence ATGAACGTGGACTGGTCCGCCTTCACCCCGGGCGCCGGCACTGCCGGCGGCCTGCTCATCGGCGCCGGCGCGGTGCTGCTGATGCTGGGCGCGGGACGCATCGCCGGCATCAGCGGCATCCTGGGCGGGTTGCTGACGCCCGAGCGCGGCGGGAGCTGGCGGCTGGCCTTCCTGTTGGGGCTGTGCGCCGCGCCCTGGCTGTTTCGCGCGTTCTCCGAACTGCCGGCCATCACCGTCGATGCCAGCACGCCGCGCCTGATCGTGGCGGGCCTGTTGGTCGGCCTGGGCACCCGCTACGGCTCCGGATGCACCAGCGGACACGGCGTGTGCGGGCTGTCGCGGGGATCGCGACGCTCGATCGCCGCCACGGCCATCTTCATGGCCGCGGGCTTTGCAACGGTCTACGTGCTGCGGCACGTCGTGGGAGCCTGA
- a CDS encoding DUF6691 family protein, which translates to MAALYAFAAGLVFGLGLLVSGLADPARVLGFLDLAGLWNPTLAFVMGGAVLATSIGYAFLRRRTHSLSGEPLRWPQATRIDWRLAGGSLAFGVGWGVAGFCPGPALVAAAAGIGEAAVFVAAMIAGMLIYSVIERVQRRASDAAAPRA; encoded by the coding sequence ATGGCCGCGCTCTACGCTTTCGCCGCCGGTCTCGTCTTTGGTCTGGGCCTGCTCGTCTCGGGGCTAGCCGATCCCGCGCGCGTGCTGGGCTTTCTGGACCTGGCCGGCCTGTGGAATCCCACGCTTGCCTTCGTGATGGGCGGCGCCGTGCTGGCGACCAGCATCGGCTACGCGTTCCTGCGGCGGCGCACGCACAGCCTGTCGGGCGAACCCTTGCGCTGGCCGCAGGCCACGCGGATCGATTGGCGCCTGGCCGGCGGCAGCCTGGCGTTCGGCGTGGGCTGGGGCGTGGCGGGCTTCTGCCCGGGGCCGGCGCTGGTCGCCGCGGCGGCGGGCATCGGCGAGGCCGCCGTCTTCGTGGCGGCCATGATCGCCGGCATGCTGATCTACTCGGTTATCGAGCGCGTGCAGCGCCGCGCCAGTGACGCGGCCGCCCCTCGCGCCTAG
- a CDS encoding phenylacetate--CoA ligase family protein has protein sequence MSEFFDDLETRAPEQRERDLMAALPGAIARAVARAPAIAEQLRGVDPAMITSREALARLPVLRKHELLERQQLSRDDASRAPGPEKAFGGFSAIGWGQAMRVFASPGPIYEPESARSDYWRFARALYAAGFRAGELAYNCFSYHFTPAGSMMETAAHAVGCTVFPGGTGQTEQQVRAIQDLAPSGYTGTPSFLKIILEKSDELGVKLDSLRRALVSGEAFPPSLRDWLAARGIDGYQAYGSADLGMIAFETPAREGLVVGEDIIVEIVRPGTGEPVPEGEVGEVVVTTLNPDYPLVRFGTGDLSAVMPGISPCGRTNTRIRGWMGRADQTTKVRGMFVHPSQVADVARRHPEILRARLVISGTTGSDRMVLKVETRDQSEALARRIADSARDVTKLRADVEWVAEGGLPNDGKVIDDIRTYE, from the coding sequence ATGTCCGAGTTTTTCGATGACCTCGAAACCCGCGCGCCCGAGCAACGCGAGCGCGATCTGATGGCCGCCCTGCCTGGGGCGATTGCGCGGGCGGTCGCGCGCGCGCCGGCCATTGCCGAGCAACTGCGCGGCGTCGACCCCGCCATGATCACCTCGCGCGAGGCCCTGGCCCGGCTACCCGTGCTGCGCAAGCATGAACTGCTGGAGCGCCAGCAGCTCAGCCGCGACGACGCAAGCCGTGCCCCGGGCCCCGAAAAGGCCTTCGGCGGCTTTTCCGCCATCGGCTGGGGCCAGGCCATGCGCGTGTTCGCCTCACCCGGCCCGATCTACGAACCGGAAAGCGCGCGGTCGGATTACTGGCGCTTTGCCCGCGCCCTGTACGCCGCGGGCTTTCGCGCCGGCGAGCTGGCCTACAACTGCTTTTCCTACCACTTCACGCCGGCCGGCTCGATGATGGAAACCGCGGCCCATGCCGTGGGCTGCACGGTGTTCCCGGGAGGCACCGGCCAGACCGAACAGCAGGTGCGCGCGATCCAGGACCTGGCGCCTAGCGGCTATACCGGCACGCCGAGCTTCCTGAAGATCATCCTGGAAAAGTCGGACGAACTGGGCGTGAAGCTCGATTCGCTGCGCCGCGCGCTGGTTTCAGGCGAGGCCTTTCCGCCGTCGCTGCGCGACTGGCTGGCCGCGCGCGGGATCGACGGCTACCAGGCCTACGGCAGCGCCGACCTGGGCATGATCGCGTTCGAGACGCCGGCCCGCGAGGGCCTGGTGGTGGGCGAGGACATCATCGTGGAAATCGTGCGTCCGGGCACCGGCGAGCCCGTGCCCGAGGGCGAAGTCGGCGAAGTGGTCGTGACCACGCTGAACCCCGATTACCCGCTGGTGCGCTTCGGCACCGGCGACCTGTCCGCGGTCATGCCCGGCATCTCGCCCTGCGGACGCACCAACACGCGCATCCGGGGCTGGATGGGACGCGCCGACCAGACCACCAAGGTGCGCGGCATGTTCGTGCATCCGTCGCAAGTGGCCGACGTGGCGCGGCGGCACCCGGAGATCCTGCGGGCCCGGCTCGTCATCAGCGGCACCACCGGGTCGGACCGCATGGTGCTGAAGGTCGAAACGCGGGACCAGAGCGAGGCGCTGGCCCGGCGCATCGCCGACTCGGCGCGCGACGTGACCAAGCTGCGCGCCGACGTCGAATGGGTGGCCGAGGGCGGCCTGCCGAACGATGGCAAGGTCATCGACGACATCCGGACGTACGAGTAG